In Arthrobacter sp. CDRTa11, one DNA window encodes the following:
- a CDS encoding IMPACT family protein, producing MQEQESRTTAYTTLAAGTDFRHEIELKRSRFITVLRRTATEEAAKDLVSGLRREFHDARHHCSAFVLGPDRDVQRSNDDGEPSGTAGTPMLEALVKRETTPGVTDLSDVSAVVVRYFGGILLGAGGLVRAYSESVSAALERAPLVRRCRLRICESSVPHAAAGRLENDLRAAGFVMAETGYGAQDTILRLAIPDEPADIAAATDRVLSLTAGKATLRPGGTEWIDVPLP from the coding sequence GTGCAAGAGCAAGAAAGCCGGACCACCGCCTACACCACGCTTGCCGCAGGAACGGATTTCCGGCACGAGATCGAGCTCAAGCGGTCCCGCTTCATCACTGTGCTGCGCCGCACCGCTACCGAAGAGGCCGCGAAGGACCTGGTATCCGGACTGCGCCGGGAGTTCCACGACGCCCGCCACCACTGTTCCGCTTTTGTCCTGGGGCCGGACCGCGATGTTCAGCGTTCAAACGACGACGGCGAACCCTCCGGCACGGCCGGTACCCCCATGCTTGAGGCCCTTGTCAAAAGGGAAACGACGCCGGGGGTGACGGACCTCAGCGACGTGAGCGCCGTCGTCGTGCGCTATTTTGGCGGTATTCTGCTGGGCGCCGGGGGCCTGGTTCGGGCGTACTCGGAGTCAGTGTCCGCGGCTCTGGAGCGGGCCCCGCTGGTGCGCCGCTGCCGGCTGCGGATCTGTGAATCGTCCGTGCCGCACGCCGCCGCCGGCCGGCTGGAGAATGACCTGCGGGCGGCCGGGTTCGTGATGGCGGAAACGGGGTATGGCGCACAGGACACGATCCTGCGGCTGGCCATCCCCGATGAGCCGGCGGACATCGCCGCGGCTACGGACCGCGTCTTGTCGCTCACTGCCGGGAAGGCCACGCTCAGGCCCGGTGGAACGGAGTGGATTGATGTCCCGCTCCCCTGA
- the coaE gene encoding dephospho-CoA kinase codes for MLKIGLTGGIASGKSVVASRLAHLGAVLVDADALAREVLEPGTPGLAAVVEAFGSGMLDGGGRLDRAKLGAVVFGNPERLAVLNGIVHPLVRQAAAGIVAAAPFGAVVVQDIPLLVETGQGSDFHLVVVVDAPDEVRIRRMLDHRRMTSEEAQSRMAAQASRDERLAAADVVLDNSGSMDGLLAQVDALWAERLAPFARNLLAQTPADRPGGPVLHAASSEWPRTAERLITRILAALRKDAPDGEPAVLGLDHVGSTSVPGLDAKDVLDLQLTVPALSAAAPLEPALAAAGYPRVHAITADTPKPTLPDTTAWAKRLHASADPGRAVNLHIRAAGSAGWRFALCFRDWLRADPDTAADYLALKRRLAELHATDPSTAAYAAAKEAWFAAAEEPMEQWAKRSGWVPPSYPS; via the coding sequence GTGCTGAAAATCGGTTTGACGGGCGGCATCGCCTCCGGGAAGTCAGTGGTCGCCTCCCGCCTCGCCCATCTTGGGGCGGTGCTGGTTGACGCTGACGCCCTGGCGCGGGAGGTGCTGGAGCCAGGCACGCCGGGACTGGCCGCCGTCGTTGAGGCCTTCGGCAGTGGAATGTTGGACGGCGGGGGCCGGCTGGATCGGGCGAAGCTTGGTGCCGTGGTCTTCGGCAACCCGGAGCGGTTGGCTGTACTGAACGGCATCGTCCATCCGTTGGTGCGCCAGGCGGCGGCGGGCATCGTGGCGGCCGCTCCTTTCGGTGCCGTGGTGGTCCAGGACATTCCGCTGCTGGTGGAGACCGGCCAGGGGAGTGACTTCCACCTGGTTGTGGTGGTGGACGCCCCGGACGAGGTCCGGATCCGGCGGATGCTGGACCACCGCCGGATGACCTCCGAGGAAGCGCAGTCACGGATGGCCGCGCAGGCTTCGCGCGATGAACGGCTCGCCGCTGCCGATGTGGTGCTGGACAACTCCGGCTCCATGGACGGACTGCTGGCGCAGGTGGATGCGCTCTGGGCGGAGCGGCTGGCCCCGTTCGCCCGCAATCTCCTGGCGCAGACGCCCGCTGACCGCCCTGGCGGACCGGTCCTGCACGCAGCTAGCTCGGAGTGGCCCCGGACCGCGGAACGGCTGATCACCAGGATCCTCGCCGCGCTCCGGAAGGACGCGCCTGACGGAGAGCCTGCGGTGCTCGGTCTCGACCACGTCGGCTCAACGTCAGTCCCCGGCCTGGACGCCAAGGATGTTCTTGACCTGCAGCTGACAGTACCGGCGTTGTCTGCGGCGGCGCCGCTGGAGCCCGCCCTGGCCGCCGCCGGATATCCCCGCGTGCACGCCATCACGGCGGATACGCCCAAGCCAACTTTGCCGGACACCACTGCGTGGGCGAAACGCCTACACGCCAGCGCCGACCCCGGCCGGGCCGTCAACCTTCATATCAGGGCCGCCGGGTCTGCCGGCTGGCGCTTCGCCCTCTGTTTCCGGGACTGGCTGCGGGCCGATCCGGACACTGCGGCGGATTATCTCGCCCTGAAGCGCCGCCTTGCGGAGCTTCACGCCACCGACCCCTCTACGGCCGCCTACGCCGCTGCCAAGGAGGCCTGGTTCGCCGCGGCGGAAGAGCCGATGGAGCAGTGGGCCAAGCGCTCGGGGTGGGTCCCGCCGTCGTACCCGTCCTGA
- the uvrB gene encoding excinuclease ABC subunit UvrB, whose amino-acid sequence MSLAQEINRVVAPFEVISEFQPAGDQPAAIAELTERIKNGEKDVVLLGATGTGKSATTAWLIEQVQRPTLVMVQNKTLAAQLANEFRELLPNNAVEYFVSYYDYYQPEAYVAQTDTFIEKDSSINEEVERLRHSATNALLTRRDVIVVATVSCIYGLGTPEEYIAGMVTLRKGAQMNRDDLLRKFVAMQYARNDMDFHRGTFRVRGDTVEIIPMYEELAIRIEFFGDEIENIHTLHPLTGETIRDEDEMYVFPASHYVAGPERMARAIKRIEDELAERLQVLESQNKLVEAQRLRMRTTYDLEMMQQMGFCNGIENYSSHIDGRARGTAPHCLIDYFPDDFLLVIDESHVTVPQIGAMYEGDMSRKRNLVDFGFRLPSAMDNRPLKWDEFLERVGQTVYLSATPGKYELGKADGFVQQIIRPTGLIDPEVVVKPTKGQIDDLLSEIKTRTSKNERILVTTLTKRMAEDLTEYLLGHGIKVEYLHSDVDTLRRVELLRELRMGVFDVLVGINLLREGLDLPEVSLVSILDADKEGFLRSSTSLIQTIGRAARNVSGQVHMYADRITDSMAHAIDETNRRRAIQVAYNTEKGIDPQPLRKKIADITDQLAKEDADTQELLSNNRLAKGAKRGKSAAKGAAQVRADGLAAAPAEDLVGLIEQLTEQMHGAAAELQFEVAARIRDEVSDLKKELRQMQAAGHA is encoded by the coding sequence ATGAGCCTTGCCCAGGAGATCAACCGTGTCGTAGCGCCGTTTGAAGTCATCAGCGAGTTCCAGCCGGCGGGTGACCAGCCTGCCGCCATCGCCGAGTTGACCGAGCGCATCAAGAACGGTGAAAAGGACGTGGTCCTGCTCGGCGCCACCGGTACAGGAAAGAGCGCCACCACGGCCTGGCTTATCGAACAGGTCCAGCGCCCCACCCTGGTGATGGTGCAGAACAAGACTCTTGCCGCCCAGCTCGCCAACGAGTTCCGGGAGCTGCTGCCCAACAACGCGGTGGAGTACTTCGTCTCCTACTACGACTACTACCAGCCTGAGGCATACGTAGCCCAGACGGACACCTTCATCGAGAAGGACTCCTCCATCAACGAGGAAGTTGAACGGCTCCGACACTCGGCCACGAACGCCCTCCTGACCCGCCGGGACGTGATCGTTGTCGCCACGGTGTCCTGTATATATGGCCTCGGCACCCCGGAGGAATACATCGCCGGTATGGTCACGCTCCGCAAGGGGGCGCAGATGAATCGCGATGACCTGCTGCGGAAGTTCGTCGCGATGCAGTACGCCCGAAACGACATGGACTTCCACCGCGGCACATTCCGTGTCCGTGGCGACACCGTGGAGATCATCCCGATGTATGAGGAACTGGCCATCCGGATCGAATTCTTCGGAGACGAGATTGAGAACATCCACACTCTCCATCCGCTGACCGGCGAAACCATCCGGGACGAAGACGAAATGTACGTCTTCCCGGCCTCGCACTATGTGGCCGGTCCCGAGCGGATGGCCCGGGCCATCAAACGGATCGAGGATGAACTCGCCGAGCGCCTGCAGGTCCTGGAAAGCCAGAACAAGCTGGTGGAAGCCCAACGGCTCCGGATGCGCACCACCTACGATCTTGAAATGATGCAGCAGATGGGCTTCTGCAACGGGATCGAGAACTACTCATCGCACATTGACGGCCGGGCCCGCGGGACCGCACCGCACTGCCTCATCGACTACTTCCCGGACGACTTTCTCCTGGTGATCGACGAATCGCATGTCACCGTGCCACAGATCGGCGCCATGTACGAAGGCGACATGTCGCGTAAGCGGAACCTCGTGGACTTCGGCTTCCGCTTGCCCTCGGCCATGGACAACCGTCCGCTCAAATGGGACGAATTCCTCGAACGGGTAGGCCAGACCGTCTACTTGTCGGCCACTCCCGGCAAGTACGAACTAGGCAAGGCTGACGGTTTTGTGCAACAGATCATCCGGCCCACCGGGCTGATCGACCCCGAAGTAGTGGTCAAGCCCACGAAGGGCCAAATCGATGACCTGCTCAGCGAGATCAAGACACGGACGTCGAAGAACGAACGCATCCTGGTCACCACGCTGACCAAGCGCATGGCCGAGGATCTTACCGAATACCTGCTGGGCCACGGCATCAAGGTTGAGTACCTGCACTCCGATGTGGACACCCTGCGGCGCGTTGAGCTGCTGCGGGAACTCCGGATGGGTGTCTTCGACGTTTTGGTGGGCATCAACCTGCTCCGCGAGGGCCTGGACCTGCCCGAGGTTTCGCTGGTGAGCATCCTGGATGCGGACAAGGAAGGCTTCCTGCGGTCCTCCACTTCGCTTATCCAGACCATCGGCCGCGCTGCCCGCAACGTGTCGGGCCAGGTCCACATGTACGCCGACCGCATCACCGACTCCATGGCCCACGCCATCGACGAGACCAACCGGCGCCGCGCCATCCAGGTGGCCTACAACACGGAGAAGGGCATCGATCCTCAGCCGCTCCGGAAGAAGATTGCCGACATCACGGACCAGCTCGCCAAGGAAGACGCCGACACCCAGGAACTGCTCAGCAACAACCGGCTGGCCAAGGGCGCGAAACGGGGGAAGTCCGCAGCGAAGGGTGCCGCCCAGGTCCGTGCAGACGGCCTGGCAGCGGCTCCGGCCGAGGACCTGGTGGGCCTGATCGAACAGCTCACCGAACAGATGCATGGCGCAGCCGCCGAACTTCAGTTCGAAGTGGCCGCCCGGATCCGTGATGAGGTCAGCGACCTGAAGAAGGAGCTACGCCAAATGCAGGCCGCCGGGCACGCCTGA
- a CDS encoding TerC family protein yields the protein MLELPVWFEVGSFVVLGLILAFDLLLVLRRPHEPSMKEAGLWVAFYVALAMVFAGAMFLFTGPEYGGQFIAGWVTEYSLSIDNLFVFIIIMARFSVPRKYQQEVLMVGIIIALVLRGIFILLGAMVIEQFSWVFYIFGAFLLWTAWKQAQDEGEDEEDRENPIIEKLRKVIPMSEKFDGGKLRTVVDGKKVFTPMLIVFVTIGMTDLLFAVDSIPAIFGLTQSAFIVFTANIFALMGLRQLYFLLGGLMNRLIYLKHALSVILAFIGVKLVLHAMHVNELPFINGGHHIEWAPEIPTYVSLGVIIGTIVIAVIASLVSSKAQQSKLDPRLEEDAKKSLSDVE from the coding sequence GTGCTCGAACTTCCCGTCTGGTTCGAAGTCGGCTCATTCGTCGTCCTCGGCCTCATCCTCGCCTTTGACCTTCTACTGGTGCTCCGCCGCCCCCACGAGCCTTCCATGAAGGAAGCCGGACTGTGGGTGGCTTTTTACGTGGCCCTGGCCATGGTCTTTGCGGGCGCCATGTTCCTGTTCACCGGCCCGGAGTATGGCGGGCAGTTCATTGCCGGCTGGGTCACTGAATACAGCCTCAGCATCGACAACCTGTTTGTCTTCATCATCATCATGGCCCGCTTCTCGGTCCCGCGTAAGTACCAGCAGGAAGTGCTGATGGTGGGCATCATCATCGCGCTGGTGCTCCGCGGCATCTTCATCCTGCTCGGCGCCATGGTCATCGAACAGTTCAGCTGGGTCTTCTACATCTTCGGCGCGTTCCTGCTGTGGACCGCCTGGAAGCAGGCCCAGGATGAGGGCGAAGACGAAGAGGACCGGGAAAACCCGATCATCGAGAAGCTCCGCAAGGTTATTCCGATGTCCGAGAAGTTCGACGGCGGCAAGCTGCGCACGGTGGTGGACGGCAAAAAGGTCTTCACCCCGATGCTCATCGTTTTCGTCACCATCGGCATGACCGACCTCCTCTTCGCAGTCGACTCGATCCCCGCAATCTTCGGCCTGACCCAGAGCGCATTCATTGTCTTCACGGCGAACATCTTCGCGCTGATGGGCCTCCGCCAGCTGTACTTCCTGCTGGGCGGACTGATGAACCGGCTGATCTACCTCAAGCACGCGCTCTCAGTCATCCTCGCCTTCATCGGCGTCAAGCTGGTCCTGCACGCGATGCACGTCAACGAACTCCCGTTCATCAACGGCGGCCACCACATCGAATGGGCTCCCGAGATCCCGACATACGTGTCCCTGGGCGTCATCATTGGCACCATCGTCATCGCCGTTATCGCCAGCCTGGTGAGCTCCAAGGCCCAGCAGTCCAAGCTGGATCCCCGCCTCGAGGAAGATGCCAAGAAGAGCCTCAGCGACGTCGAGTAA
- a CDS encoding MFS transporter, which produces MARTLNTEIGVRQVQRRTVALLSAAQVLGGIGTGATVSVGSLLAVDLSGSTAWAGAVATIMTLGAALVALPLASLADRRGRRVGQVAGLSAAVVGAFLIVLSVVTGLFFLLLIGAAGIGVGAAASLQARFAAVDLAEAEHRGRALSAVVWAVTVGAVAGPNLIQPGAVVGQALGLPSMAGPFVISGAGLVLATALLFAGLRPDPLLLARELAARQADGAGAGTPQPPGNLQAAAPRPGFGSSLVRGLRAIRQSRAAVLALAAVVGAHAIMVGVMSMTPLHLQELVAGPGASHAGHTASGDVLVIIGFTISLHIAGMFALSPVMGLLTDKAGRTETIILGFITLMVAVAVAGFGQASTAAVATGLVLLGIGWSASTIAGSTLLAESVGQESRVVVQGVSDMMMGIAGAVGGATSGLILSWTGYLGLNLAGGLVGAAVLAAALVTLVAHRRQPLAG; this is translated from the coding sequence ATGGCCCGCACCCTGAACACCGAAATCGGAGTGCGCCAGGTGCAACGGCGCACTGTGGCGCTGCTGAGCGCGGCCCAAGTCCTGGGCGGCATTGGAACGGGAGCAACGGTATCCGTCGGGTCCCTCCTTGCCGTGGACCTGTCGGGCTCCACTGCCTGGGCAGGGGCAGTGGCCACGATCATGACTCTGGGCGCTGCGCTGGTGGCGCTTCCCCTTGCTTCGCTGGCTGACCGCCGGGGGCGGCGGGTTGGCCAGGTCGCGGGGCTGTCTGCCGCCGTCGTGGGTGCTTTCCTGATCGTACTGTCGGTTGTCACCGGGCTTTTCTTCCTCCTGTTGATCGGGGCAGCCGGAATCGGTGTGGGTGCAGCCGCCAGCCTCCAGGCACGCTTTGCCGCTGTTGACCTCGCCGAAGCCGAACACCGGGGCCGGGCGTTGTCGGCAGTGGTATGGGCGGTCACTGTGGGTGCGGTGGCCGGACCAAACCTGATTCAGCCTGGAGCCGTCGTCGGACAGGCCCTGGGCCTGCCCTCGATGGCTGGTCCGTTCGTAATCTCCGGTGCCGGTCTGGTGTTGGCCACCGCCCTGCTTTTTGCCGGGCTTAGACCAGACCCCCTCCTGCTCGCACGGGAGCTCGCCGCCCGCCAGGCGGACGGAGCTGGCGCCGGCACGCCGCAGCCGCCGGGAAACCTGCAGGCGGCTGCGCCCCGGCCTGGCTTCGGAAGTTCACTCGTCCGCGGGCTGCGCGCGATTCGGCAGTCCAGGGCGGCCGTCCTGGCCCTGGCAGCTGTTGTGGGAGCCCACGCCATCATGGTGGGCGTCATGTCCATGACGCCGCTGCATCTGCAGGAACTGGTGGCAGGGCCGGGCGCGTCCCACGCCGGCCACACTGCCTCGGGCGACGTCCTGGTCATTATAGGCTTCACGATCTCCCTTCATATCGCCGGAATGTTTGCCCTGTCACCGGTCATGGGCTTGCTGACAGATAAGGCAGGCCGGACCGAGACCATCATCCTGGGGTTCATCACGCTCATGGTTGCTGTAGCCGTTGCCGGGTTCGGGCAGGCCTCCACGGCTGCCGTGGCCACCGGGCTGGTCCTGCTGGGAATAGGCTGGTCCGCGTCGACCATCGCCGGTTCCACCCTGCTGGCCGAAAGCGTGGGCCAGGAATCACGGGTTGTTGTCCAAGGCGTTTCCGACATGATGATGGGGATCGCCGGAGCGGTCGGCGGGGCCACCTCCGGGCTCATCCTCAGCTGGACGGGCTACCTCGGGCTGAACCTTGCCGGCGGCCTGGTGGGGGCGGCCGTCCTGGCGGCGGCCCTGGTGACACTTGTGGCACACCGCCGTCAGCCACTGGCCGGTTAA
- a CDS encoding MFS transporter, which yields MTSSTAAALDTHRVQRRTVLVLSLAQLLSGIGSGASLSVGSLLAVQLSGSNAWAGSVTTVMTLATAVAAMPLAGLAERRGRRIGLLTGVLSGMLGAMVVIAATVSGFFPVLLAGAALLGLATAANLQARFAAVDLADPEHRGRSLAIVVWAVTAGAVAGPNLIRPGAVVGEAMGLPGIAGPFVFSTAGLAMAALLLLIGLRPDPLLHALAIRRGAGSGALTAVPGPRRGSLRRGLAAIRSSPKAGLALLAIVAAHACMAAVMSMTPLHLQLLSEGPLASHGAGHAHTASTDVFVLIGFTISLHIAGMYALSPVMGWLTDRAGRVPVIIGGHGLILAAACCAGFGAGQPILVTTGLVLLGLGWSAATIAGSTLLAESVSVDSRVLVQGVSDTLMSAAGAIGAGFSGLVMSWIGYQGLNMFAVAIAAVVMAVLAADIRSRSTASPSAAG from the coding sequence GTGACTTCTTCTACCGCTGCGGCGCTGGACACCCACCGGGTCCAACGCCGCACTGTCCTGGTTCTTTCCCTGGCCCAGCTGCTCAGCGGGATCGGCAGCGGCGCAAGCCTGTCTGTGGGCTCCCTCCTCGCCGTCCAGCTCTCCGGCTCCAACGCCTGGGCAGGCTCAGTGACCACTGTGATGACCCTGGCAACCGCGGTTGCAGCCATGCCGCTGGCAGGCCTTGCCGAACGGCGGGGCCGACGGATCGGGCTCCTGACAGGTGTCCTGTCCGGAATGCTGGGGGCGATGGTGGTCATCGCGGCAACGGTGTCGGGGTTCTTTCCTGTGCTCCTGGCCGGAGCCGCCCTCCTGGGTCTGGCCACTGCGGCAAACCTCCAGGCCCGGTTTGCCGCGGTTGACCTGGCGGACCCGGAGCATCGGGGCCGTTCCCTTGCCATTGTTGTCTGGGCTGTCACCGCCGGAGCAGTGGCAGGCCCCAACCTGATCAGGCCTGGCGCTGTTGTGGGGGAGGCCATGGGCCTGCCCGGCATCGCCGGGCCCTTTGTATTCTCCACTGCGGGACTGGCAATGGCGGCCCTCCTCCTGCTGATCGGCCTGCGCCCGGATCCGCTGCTCCACGCCCTCGCCATCAGGCGGGGCGCCGGCAGCGGCGCCCTTACCGCCGTCCCGGGCCCCCGCAGGGGTTCACTTCGCCGCGGGCTTGCCGCGATCAGGTCCTCCCCAAAGGCCGGCCTGGCGCTGCTGGCCATCGTTGCAGCCCACGCCTGCATGGCCGCCGTGATGTCCATGACGCCGCTTCATCTGCAACTTCTGAGCGAAGGACCGCTGGCCTCCCATGGTGCAGGCCACGCCCACACCGCCAGTACGGACGTCTTTGTGCTGATCGGCTTCACCATTTCGCTGCACATTGCAGGGATGTATGCACTGTCTCCGGTGATGGGGTGGCTTACCGACCGTGCAGGCAGGGTTCCCGTCATCATCGGCGGGCACGGCCTGATCCTGGCGGCGGCATGCTGTGCGGGGTTTGGCGCCGGACAGCCCATCCTCGTCACCACCGGATTGGTGCTCCTGGGACTCGGCTGGTCTGCCGCCACCATCGCCGGTTCCACCTTGCTTGCGGAGAGTGTCAGCGTCGATTCCCGGGTACTTGTCCAGGGCGTTTCGGACACGCTGATGAGCGCCGCCGGAGCAATTGGTGCCGGCTTCTCCGGTCTGGTGATGAGTTGGATCGGCTATCAGGGGCTGAACATGTTTGCCGTCGCCATTGCTGCCGTGGTGATGGCCGTGCTGGCCGCGGATATCCGCAGCCGCAGCACGGCCAGCCCATCAGCGGCGGGCTGA
- a CDS encoding alpha/beta fold hydrolase — protein sequence MAKAARAAVRAAGPVAHTVRARHEFRGMRTAEHYFTVPLDHFGHDAVHPDRQAGPASETITVFAREYVSAAHTEAEAQSLPWLLFLQGGPGGRGPRLASLGGWSKAAAKDFRILMLDQRGTGLSSPIDRNTLPLRGTPEQQAAYLEHFRADSIVADAELVRLALGSGPWTIYGQSYGGFCALSYLSFAPGGVKEALITGGLAPLSGTADDVYRATFRRVAARNDEYFTWYPEDRTTVERIAAHLRQVREVLPDGGQLTVERFQMAGAFLGGNTRVDALHFLLEDAFTETPHGSRLSDAFLEQMQGIVSRQSNPLYALMHESIYGQGQATDWSAWRVLQEYPEFRPEAEPLLLTGEMVYPWYFDQDPALRPLRDVAELVAAKKDWKPLYSPSRLAANTIPVAAAVYRDDIYVDRDLSLETAAAVRGLQVWETADFHHDGISDDGEAIFGRLLGMVRSARR from the coding sequence ATGGCTAAGGCAGCACGGGCTGCGGTGAGGGCCGCCGGCCCGGTAGCCCATACGGTCCGGGCCCGCCACGAGTTCCGCGGCATGCGCACGGCGGAGCACTATTTCACAGTTCCCCTGGACCATTTCGGGCACGACGCGGTGCACCCTGATCGGCAGGCAGGGCCAGCCTCGGAGACCATCACCGTCTTCGCACGCGAGTACGTTTCCGCTGCCCACACCGAGGCTGAGGCGCAGAGCCTGCCGTGGCTGCTGTTCCTCCAGGGCGGCCCCGGAGGCCGCGGCCCCAGGCTGGCCTCGCTGGGCGGGTGGAGCAAAGCGGCCGCCAAGGACTTCCGGATCCTGATGCTCGATCAGCGCGGGACCGGCCTCTCCTCGCCCATCGACCGGAATACCCTGCCGCTTCGGGGCACACCGGAGCAGCAGGCCGCCTACCTTGAGCACTTCCGCGCAGATTCCATCGTCGCCGACGCCGAACTCGTCCGCCTGGCCCTGGGCTCAGGACCGTGGACCATCTACGGCCAAAGCTACGGCGGTTTTTGCGCGCTCAGTTACCTTTCCTTTGCCCCCGGGGGCGTTAAGGAGGCGCTCATCACGGGAGGCCTGGCACCCCTCTCCGGCACCGCCGACGACGTCTACCGGGCCACCTTCCGGCGGGTCGCCGCGCGGAACGACGAGTACTTCACGTGGTATCCCGAGGACCGCACCACCGTGGAGCGGATCGCCGCCCACCTGCGGCAGGTACGCGAGGTTCTTCCCGACGGCGGCCAGCTCACAGTGGAGCGGTTCCAGATGGCGGGAGCCTTCCTGGGCGGAAACACCCGGGTGGACGCACTGCACTTTTTGCTGGAGGACGCTTTCACCGAGACACCACACGGCAGCCGGCTCTCGGACGCTTTCCTGGAACAGATGCAGGGAATCGTATCCCGGCAGTCCAACCCGCTCTATGCCCTGATGCACGAGTCCATCTATGGCCAGGGCCAGGCGACTGACTGGTCGGCCTGGCGGGTGCTCCAGGAGTATCCGGAGTTCAGGCCGGAAGCAGAACCCCTGCTGCTGACCGGCGAAATGGTCTACCCGTGGTACTTCGACCAGGACCCGGCCTTGCGTCCGCTGCGGGACGTGGCGGAGCTGGTGGCAGCCAAGAAGGACTGGAAGCCGCTCTACAGTCCCTCCCGCCTTGCCGCCAACACGATCCCCGTTGCCGCGGCCGTCTATCGCGACGACATCTACGTGGACCGCGACCTGTCCCTGGAAACCGCCGCAGCGGTCCGGGGACTGCAGGTCTGGGAGACGGCCGACTTCCACCATGACGGGATTTCGGACGACGGCGAGGCGATCTTCGGGCGCCTGCTGGGTATGGTTCGCTCAGCCCGCCGCTGA
- a CDS encoding GNAT family N-acetyltransferase — MSVIRPATVQDVPTILRMIHDLAIYEKEPDAVRNTPEKLSEALFGENPRVFATMAENEAGDVQGFALWFLNYSTWEGVHGIYLEDLYVSPDARGEGHGKALLQHLAATAVENGYARVEWSVLDWNEPSINFYRNLGAFPMDGWSTFRLTGDALEHFGSTRPVSVHG; from the coding sequence ATGAGTGTAATCCGCCCCGCAACAGTTCAAGACGTCCCCACGATCCTGCGCATGATCCATGATTTGGCCATCTATGAGAAGGAACCGGACGCCGTCCGGAACACCCCGGAGAAGCTTTCGGAGGCGCTGTTCGGCGAGAATCCGCGCGTGTTCGCCACGATGGCCGAGAATGAGGCCGGCGACGTCCAGGGATTCGCGCTCTGGTTCCTGAACTACTCCACCTGGGAAGGCGTCCACGGCATCTACCTTGAGGACCTCTACGTCAGCCCGGATGCACGGGGCGAGGGCCACGGCAAGGCCCTGCTGCAGCACCTTGCGGCCACGGCCGTCGAAAACGGATATGCACGGGTGGAGTGGAGCGTCCTGGACTGGAACGAGCCGTCCATCAATTTCTACCGGAACCTCGGCGCGTTCCCCATGGACGGCTGGTCCACATTCCGGCTGACCGGCGATGCGCTGGAGCACTTCGGCAGCACCCGCCCCGTGTCTGTCCATGGCTAA